Genomic DNA from Gimesia aquarii:
GAGATACTGAGGATACATCAAAACGCCATCAGGTAGTTTCACCATACTCCGCATATGCTCGGCTCCCAGACAAGTAGGATACATGCCTGTAATTAAAGTCGTTCGTGCGGGAGCACAAACAGGAGCAGTCGACCAGCAGTTAAGGTAGATCATTCCTTGAGATGCCAACTTATCGATATGAGGGGTATCTGCATACTGATCCCCATAACATCCAAGATGAGGCCCATTATCTTCGCTGGTAATCCATAGAATATTGGGACGTCCGACCTCTGAATCCGCTGCAAAAAGCATCAGGTTGAAATTCAATACCACAGCAATGATCAAAGCAAACTGAATCCAACCCATATGATTTCTCAAAGAAGTTCTACACTGCATTTTATTTTCTTTCAGTTCTGATCTTTTAAAAGCGTTGAGATTTTGTTGTTTTTGAATATGAATATCTGACGTTTTTTAATTCACACCATTATTTACTACGTAAGTCATAACATAAAAGTGAATCCTGATCACGTAAAAATAATTTCCCATCGGCTACAACAGGATGAGGCCAAGCGGGCTTTCCACTCCGTTGAGGTTGGTTGAACCGCCCTTTTTCTACATACGCTTTGGGATTGAGCTCAACTAAGGCAATAGGGCCTGCTTCACTCCGCATATAGATATGACCATCAGCACAAGTAAGTGCCCCTTTACCAACAGATCGATTCTGCCAGACTGTTTCTCCATTTGATAAATTGATACAAGTAAGCACACCTGGATCGCTTGACCCATAAACGAACCCATCTACTACCACCATACCACCATGGTGGTTTTTCATATCTTGGGTGAAGAACCCTAGCTGAGCAGTCGCACGATTTTGTGAAGCAGATAATTTAAGCAGAGCACCACCGGTTCCATAGCCTGAGGCATAAAAAATTGCGTTGTTACGAGCGGAGAAAAGTGGGGCAGAGCAGTTCGCTGTTTTATTTGCTGCACGATTATTTCCCCATAAAGGTATTCCAGTTTTGGCGTTAACTCCCATGATTCCATCATGGGTAAAGTTGACATATTGTTTGACACCTCCAACATTCACAATGATGGCAGATGAGTATGCAGCTTTAGGATTACCGGGAACAGCCGCTTTCCAAATCATAGCACCATTCTGCTTATTTAGTGCCACCATAGCTGCTCCCTGACCGCCGGGAGAACAAATCAATTTTTCGCCATCAATTAACGGAGATTCACTAATACCCCACACGATATTACTCGCATTGAATTCTTGAAGGATATTTTTGGTCCATTCCACGTTCCCGTCTCTGGTTGTCATGCAGGAGAGATCTCCATTTGCCCCTAGCGCATATAAAACGTTACCATCAATGGTTGGAGTCGAGCGGGGGCCATTTCCCTGTCCATCTTTAAAAATAGAACCATTTGACTGAGACCAGACTATTTCTCCCGTATTTACGTCAAGGGCAATGACCACTTCTTCATTTGACTTGGTTCCCATAGTAAATAACAGATTTCCACTGAGTGAAACGGAAGAGTACCCTTCTCCTAAACCACGGGCAGTCCACAGTAATTTGGGTGGAGCCTGATTCCAGTCTTTTAACAAGCCTGTCTCTGCAGAAATGTTTGCTCGCCCCGGGCCTCGAAACTGAGTCCATGCTTGAGTTGCATTCCCTTGATTGGCAGATCCAAACTGATCTTTCATCTGCACTTCTTTTTTGCGTTTACTCACACGAGGCTTCGGTTTTGATTTTGTAGCACTACGATTCGTGCTATTCCTTACTGAAAATCGAGTAATTGTTCCAGAGGCTGAAGTAAAAACCGTCGCTCTTTGCCCCACCTTAAATTGATCAAATTTTGTTTTTTTGCCGTTGAACGTTGTGGGAATTGTATCTGGGATTAAAAAGCTTTTTTCTTTACCTTGAGATGATTTGATAACCACTCGTTTTTGGTCTTCCGAAATCGATTGAATAATTCCACTAAAAATAGCAGCATCAATCTGAGACAACCCAAATCCTGAAATCAGACAAAACACCAGACAAAAGAGACGAATCGACCGCATAAGAAGCCCCTCATTTTCGAGATACGAGCCATAATTCCCCAGTATTGCCGCTACCAGGATTGGATTATGTAGACTTGAATTATACTCTAGCACAGACACCGGATGAAGCAGGAAACGTAAATTGATCCATTTTTACGATCTTTTGTAATCTGTTCATTACCCGTTCAGATTTGACAGACAACGAATCAGTTTTGTTTGAATTACCTCAGAAAGACTTCGGTCAACACAGGACGATGGTCAGATACCCAAGTCCATCTATTTTCGCAATGACTGACACCAATCTGATCGTTCACCCAAATACTGTCGAGGTCGAGAACTGGCAGAGGTAAAGGCCAAGTTGCCATATAGCCATCTCCAGCGACTTCAAAAGAATTTTTTAAGTACCTTCTTAAAGGTTGAAAGTGAACTGAATCACTGGGAGTATTAAAATCCCCCAAGACTAAAGCAGGTTGATCGTTTGTTTCAGAAACTAATTTCGCCAATGCGACTAGTGCTTCCTTTCTTGATTTCAATACATTGCTCTTAATGTCTACAAGATAAACCGATAATTCGGCTTTTGCCCTCTGATCTGGCTTCAAACTCAATCGTTCATACTTCCCCATCTCGCTAAGTGTACCTGAACTATGATGTGTAATGGGCACTCTGGATAAGCACACAAAGCCATTCTTTACAACTTGATGAGGATGATCGGGAAATGAATTCAGCCAAAACTGTTTCATTTCAGCTGAACCAGGTCCTGCTTCCACTAGACCGATGAGATCAGCATCCAAATTTCTTAACTCATCTAAAACCGCATCCATGCCCCACAGTCGATCTCCAATATTCCAAAAAGCAATCCGTCTTATTGAACGATTTACCTCTTTTAATTCTAACTGAGAGTTGTTGCGCTGAAATTGAGTGTTCGCACACCAAATCCCCGTAATAATAGATAGCACGAGCCAGACGAAAGCAATTCGATGCCAACCAGCGCGCCAGGATAAAACAAAAAGTATCGCCGCTCCAAAACTTAGTAAAATCAGTGGTGTCATGTAATAAATTAATGTTGATATTACACCTCCGGAATCACGAATCGTTAACCGAATCATTAACGCCAAAACTAAAAACGTAGAGAGGCTGAGAATGAAAATTCTAGACAGCCAGAATCGTGGCCCCTTCATGAATATTAGTAAATTCTGATCTGAGATTTTATTCTCAAAGTTTGTCTTATTCTCAGATTTTTGGAGACTCATATTGACCGTTTTCACTTAAATAGATTTCTCTACTCTGAATTAATTTTGGCTAATTCCATATGTCTATATGTGGTAGATCTCTTCCAAGCTATGTTATGATTTAAGAGTTTTAGTATCAAAGCTGAATTTTCGAAACTCTAACTTCTATTATTCAAGGGAATTCAATTCACAATGAGCCAAACTCCGGAAGAACGCATACAGGAACTGGGACATTCCTTACCATCTCCACCGCAAGCTGTTGGATCATATATTCCGGCTACACAGTTTGGAAATGTGATTGTGACGAGTGGTCAGCTACCTTTTATTGGTTCCGAACTAATGTTTAAAGGAAAAATCGGTGACCAACTTCATGAAGATGATGGTTCCAATGCAGCCAGCTTGTGCCTTTTGAATGCCTTAGCTCAAGTTAAATCTGTTACCGGTGAGCTGTCAAAGATTAATAAAGTGATTCGATTAGAGGGATATGTACATTCTGCTCCTGGATTTGATCGACAACCCTATATCCTGAATGCTGCATCTCAGCTTTTGACAGACATATTTGGCGATATAGGAAAACACACTCGTGTGGCTTTAGGGATTTCAGAAATGCCATTGAATGCTGCCGTTCAATTAGCCCTCTGGGTCGAAATCAAGGAATAGCTAGAGAATTCCAAGCATTAGAAACGTGAATCATTTCGGTATTTCTTTTTAATGGATTCAGAAAGATGCCTTCTCCAGAAATCTTATTTAACTGGATGTACTTTTTTAGTTCACATGCATTTCAAATGAGAATGACCTGTATTTGCCTTGCCTTAATAGTAAACTTGGGTCTTGCAAACGGTCAACTTCCTAAGGTCACTCCTGGCAGTTCTAAATCAAATACAATAGTACCCACGGAAGAACCTGAGGAAAAAGCAACACAGTCTCTACAGAAAGGAACCTGGACTTCCTTTCTTGGGAATCACCGTAATGGAATTTCAGACGAAACCGGGCACAATTTAAACTGGAATCGGCATCGTCCTACCGTTCTCTGGAGGGTCCCCCTGGGAGGCGGTTTTTCTTCGATCGTGGTCGCCGAGGGTCGTATTTGGACTATGGCGACACATCTAAATAATGATTATGTCGTTTGTTTTGATGCGCACACAGGAAAAAAACTATGGTCTACCTTGGCCGCTCCGACTTACCTTGATAGACAAAGACAAGCACGTGGACCACGATCAACGCCAACATATCAAGCAGGCAAATTATACTGTCTCTTACCAGCGGGTGATTTGCTATGCCTCGATAGCGCTTCTGGAAAAGTCACATGGCGAGTGAATATTTTCCAGCTCAGTGGTGCCCAAAGACAAGAACAGAAAACAATTTATTACTGGGGCATGTCAGCTTCACCTCTCATCGAAGGAGATCTAGTGATTCTCCAACCAGGCGGATCCAAAAACAACTCCGTGATTGCCGTTAATAAAAATACCGGAAAATTGGTTTGGGCTGCTGGAAGTGATTCCCCTGGCTATGGCTCTCCGATCGTGATTGAAGCTGAAGATCAAAGACAACTCATCGTCCCTACCGGCCAATCTGTTCTCTCACTTACGCCTGACAAGGGAGATCTGCTCTGGAGAATTGTCTGGGGAAATAAATATAACTGTAACTGCGCCACACCGATCTGGAATGAAGACTCGCTATTTATTTCCTCTGCGTATGGAACTGGTTGTATGCGATTTGCGTTAACTACGCAGAATGAACAAATTCGCCCTATTTCACGCTGGAAAAACCTTGCACTTCAAAATCAATTTGCCACAAGTATTATCAAGGATGGATATATTTATGGTCCACATGGAGACTTGGCTTCAGTCACATATCGCTGCCTTGATATGCAACGCGGTAAAGTGCAATGGATCTCCAGGCGAGTAGGAAAGTGCACACAAATCGCTGTGCAAGACCACATAATTTGTCTCACAGAGCAGGGAACACTGATTTTAATTGAAGCGAATCCAACTGAGTATCGTGAAAAAGGAAAACTCACTGGACTACTCAGCTTTAAAGCTTGGGCGCATCCAGCAATTGCAAACAAAAGGCTTTATATTCGAGACGAAAAAAGGCTCATCTGCATCGACCTTAAACAAAAATAGCCGCGGAAAGGGACCAACCAAACCACGGCTTATACTAAAAATGCTGATGACTATTATTCAGTGGGAGCGGAAATCAATTCTTTTTCTAGACTTTTCAGTTTTTGTTGTTGCTCCTTAACTAACTTTTTTTGTGCCTCAATCTCTTTCTTTAAAGTCTGTTGATCCTTTTTTCCCTCTACTTTTTTTCGCTGAGGAAATACCCTTCTTGGTGGATTCCTTAACTTTGCCAACGCTTTTTTATTTTCCGCTTTGACACGTGCCAGAATTTGATCAGATTGAAAAATTGTCCTGCGTGCTTCTTGAAGCACAGAACGCTTCTTGCCATCTGAGCCTTTGACTTCCTCGTCTTCGATATCATTTTCGACATCAGAAAGAGCGTCATAAAAAGCACGACCAAGTTTTGTTTTTAAATCATCTCGATCATATTTAGAAAAATCCTGCTCTTCTTTTTTAGTTTGTTTCTGAGAAACAAGCGTCTCTGACTTGGCTTCTTTTTCTTTTTGTTGAGCAGAACTCATGCTGATCATAGTGATGTAAAATAAGCCCATCACCACAGCTAATGCCAATAGTCGCTTCATCGATCTGCCTCACTCAATGACTAAAAGTACAATATGCTTTTACGCTACTTATTCTTCGGATCTATTATATTCATACCATTCAACTTATTCCAACCCTTTTAACGCAAAAAGGCTAACCCGGTTTTCTCATAAGCCTTTATTTTGTTTAGAGGCCATCAAAACCTAAATCGGCTTATCCGGGAATGGTAAAAAAGGTCTTTTACACAGAAGCAAATAAAAAAGCCTGTGTATAATACACAGGCGATGGGATATCATCAAAAAGTATACATAATACCAATATTTCAGGAATTGATTGCATTGATTGCGTTTGCTAAATCCATTAATTCATTGATCAATGCACTACGTAATGTAGTGAGACCAGCAATCGCACCAATTCCAATGATAGTAAGCAGCAGCAGATATTCAACAAATACAGCACCGCGGACTTTTTGCTTCCACTTTTGTGATTGTGTCCGGATTTTGTTTAACACAGGTCGCCCTTTCAAGTAGTCCAGATAGAAAATCCTCTTAACGAATATTAAGCACAACCTGTACCAATCTTTCGAAATATTGGAGTTCTACAAGTTTCGAAACTATATTACTAGAAAAGAGCAGTCATTTCAGCTGTTATCTAACATTTACCACACTAGATGCCCATAAACACACGTTCCTATTGGATAAAGGAAAGTAACAAAAACGAGTAAACTGTTAGCAAAGTGTAAACAATCAGATACATTCTATATATTATAGAGTCCAAGAAGATACATTTCTCAAGAGATGAGGAGAAATAAGAAAGATGTACAGAGTGATGTGATTAAAGCATTTTGTTACGAGTTCAATGCTTTAATAGCTTCATCTCTATTCGCATAGGTTTCCCAGAGCTTATCAAGATGGGTTACCTGCAAAACTTCTGTACAATATTCGCTGAGGCCACAAATACAAAATCGTCCGCCATCTCGGTGATTGAGGCGATTCCACATTCTAAAGATGACTTCAATAAAGGCAGACCCAAAAAATAATGTATGAGAAAGGTCTAGCACAACTACTGGAGGTGATGCGGTTTCAGCAACTTGTAGTAGTACCTCTGTCAACGCATCGAGTCTTGGTTCATCCAGATTCTCGTACTCTGGCCCCAAGGCCACTACAGTGACTTGACCCTCTTTGACTATTTCTGGTGGATAATCGGCAGGCATAATAGAACTGTCAACAAGATCGTCGTTTGTAAAGACCCAGCTTATACTAAAAGAAGGGATATCAAAGGAACCTACACATAGTAATCCATATCAACAAAGTGTCAACCAAGAAACCTAATCTCATCTCTAAGATATATCAGCGTAAGTCCATTAAAATCGATTATTTAACGACACTAAGGTTGCTTAAAATACCATCGAGTCTCAAGTCGATTAGCCACAACTGAAGTGTGAGAACTAAAAAACAGATGTTATTGTTCGTTTTTCCACTCTTGTAATTTCGTTGACAACTTGATTTTTTGATTATTTCGCAAAACGATTAGAGTCACTTCATCACCAACCTTATGTGCTTCTAAGGCATCCAATAAATCATTCGCATCAGAAATTGGCATTTGATCCACCTGCATAATTAAGTCGCCGAGCACCAAATTCCCTTTATTATCTAATCTGATTGCCTCCAGACCAGCTAAATCAGCGGCTCCTCCCGGAATCACATTTCTTACCATGACTCCATGCGAATCTCTCGGTAATAGATTATTTAGCCTAAGCCTTCGAGTCAAAAAATCATCAACCCCGGTAAAGTTCAAACTGGGAATCTGAATTACTCCGTAACGTATCAACTGAGGAACAAATCGACTCACCAGATCGACGGGCACTGCGTATCCTATTCCTGCATAAACATGAGAAGAACTATAGATAGCGGTATTCATCCCTATTAAAAGACCGGAACTATCAAGTAACGGGCCACCTGAATTTCCAGGATTGATTGCAGCATCAGTTTGAATGACATTTCTAATAGACCTACCTGTGACTGAGATAATTTCTCGCCCCAAGCCACTAATAATGCCGATTGTTAGTGTTTGATCTAGACCAAAAGGGTTACCGATAGCCAGAACTGTTTGGCCCACCTGAAGATCTGTGGAAGCCCCTACTTTAATTGGTCTTAATTGCTCACTGGGTGCGTTAATCTTTAAAACCGCCAGATCTTTAGAGGGCGCGAATCCCACATAAGTTGCCTTCCAGGTGCTATTGTCTGCCAACGTAACTGATACTTCATCCGCTTTCTGTATTACGTGGAAGTTCGTTACAATGTGCCCCTTACGATCCCAGATAAACCCACTTCCTGAACCCTGTGGGGTTTTTTGAAGGTTCATACTGAGTGGACCTGCCTCAAGAGCAATTTCTGAAGTACGAATATGTACAACTGATGGCGAAGACTCACGGAATAACTCAATGGTTCTTAACTCGGATTGAGTAAGATCCGTTCGCTCAGGGATTCGAAAATCAGGCTGCCTCAATTTTCTGCTGACTAATTCATATGTCATTACAGTAATCAGGACAAATAGAATTATTATCAGCCATTTCTGAGAAATTGATGATTTTCTTGCAGGAGAGTCAAACCGAAGTAATTGTTGCTCTGGAGTCATTTCCTAAGAATTTCACAGAAAAAGAAAGGTCGAGGCATCCAGTACGAAATATTTATTTTTAGCACACCTAATTAAAAATCGCAATTTTATAAAGGGAAACCGAGTGATTCTGGAAATTACTGAAGTTTTGCTGCGACGGAATTGAGATCACTTACCGCTTTGATAAATCGTTTTTTCAACTTTGGTGAAAGCTCTGAAAATGCTGATTGAACTTCTGGAGTCAACATCTTGTAGCTGCGTTCTACTGCAGAGCAAATGCGTTTAATTGCCTGCTCAGGAGAAATTTCCGGTTTTGCAACCACAGACACTTCTGATCCCGAATCTTTTGGGGCAGGGGCAGCTGCACCGGATCGGAACGGGCTATAATCATTTCCTGAACCGCCTACATCGCGAGCATGACCACCAACTGTAGCAGGTGAGTCCGACTGCTCGCGCGAACCAGTACCACTCCGTTCAGATTGTTCATAATCGAGAGGATCTTTTACGGAAATTGGTTCATCGGAAATAAATGTGACTTCAGAATCAACAGAATATTCTTCAAATGGCTCTGAAATTGAAAGATCTTCACCATTCAGGGCGCGTCTCCAGGCTTTCAATTCTGCAACGGTTGCCTTGTTTTCTTCTGCCCATTGCAAACATTCCGGTGCATCATCCCAAGTTAAAGCGATATAAAAATGTGACCATTTCAGCGAAGCATACTGATCACGCACATCTCCGAATGTCTCCCATACTCTTCTACGCTGGTACACTTGATCTCCGCTTATACCAACCATGGCACCAAAATCAGCATCAGTTTTTCCTTTAGCATATTTCTTTGTCCATTGGGCCGCACATTCGCCTATCACCCAACTGCTATCGCTCAATGCTTCTCTGGCACGCTCTATTAATTGATCTTCAGATAGTTTTGATGTCGAGTCTGGATGCTTAGTCATATCTTTAATTCTATGAATATAAAAATGGAAAGCTCTCTCTGAATTATCTAACAAAATTCAAATTGAAGGTAATCTTAACCCTCGGTTTGAGAGAGAAGGACGAAAAAAAATGAACCTGTAACACATAAAATACCTCAATGATTCAGCAAAGAAGGTACTCAATTGATGCTACACTGATTGAATTCAGAATTCCACCAACGCAAGGATCTTAGTGATGGAGAAGCTGTTTTCAGCCGCTATGTCTTTCCCAACCTTTTTCACTGGTAGTCTGATACTGACATTTCAAAACTCAAGTTAATTTAGGGAATTTACAGAATTAATTCTGAAGATGTGCTCTTTGCTTGACCTAACTTCGATCGGTTATTAGGATTCGGTCAAATTCAGACAAAGAAGCGTCGAATAATGACTCTATCGCTTCTGTTGATTAAATGGTTTCAGCACAATAAACTCTTCTAAAATAAGAGCTTATTGTGCTGAGAGAGCTTTAAGGCGCCGTAGCCAAGTGGTCCAAGGCGGCGGATTGCAAATCCGTTATTCCCCGGTTCGAATCCGGGCGGCGCCTCTTCTCCTTAAAAGTGCCTTTCTGATGAAATACTGAACGCTCCTCATGCACAACAATTGAAAAATTGTGTTCTATTTGAATCGTCTTACTAAAACCAAACACAAAAAAACCCTGACAGCAATTTATGCTGTCAGGGTTTTGACACAAAATCTTCTATGTTGTCTGAATTAATCACTAAGTTTTCTTTTATAATCGGATAACTTCTCTGAATTTTTTAAACAATGGACTAGAGAAACATCGCTGTCAAGCCTGCCTCTTCGATCTCTAATTGAGTCGGCAAGGTTCAACATCTGATCTAATCCAACATTTAATTCTTTATCAATTGATTGGGAATCAGTTGTCTTTAAATCTGCTAATTCAGTTCCTGCCGCCTTCCACATCAACCACGACGAAGTAACGTCATGGAGACTAGCCGTTCCGGCAGGATAATACTGATTGGCCCTCAAATTCCAGGCTGCTTTAGCATACTGCATACTCTCTGTAAATAACTCCTGGCTCCTTCCCTTGCGATTATTATTCAGCGAGTACTTTCCTTTTGCATACGATAAATGAGCTTTAGAAAGGTCAAGCAAATCGGCTCTTCCTAGTCCTGCTCCATTTGAAGCCATCCAATTGATATCCGTTTTGATTTCTTCAAGCCTACGTTCATATGTTTCAAAACTCGCCGTGTCGTTTTTTGTATTCTGATAAAATAGATCTAGTTCCTGATTGGCATTATTGACAGAGCTTAGGGCCCTTCGGTATTCAGATAAATCTGCTTCACCAACTTGAGCCTCTATATTTCGAATTGCATAATATTCAGCTGAATTCTTAGAAATCGCTTCTAAAGCAAACTGTTGAGCATCTCTATCCTGATTAACACGAGCGATTTCGTATTGGTTTTGTGCTAAAAGTAACTTTGCGTGGACAAGGTCCCCATACCAACCTTGAGATGCAGGTTGATCAAACTCTTGTAATTGCTCTACAGCTTGTTGTATCAGTTGTTGTTTCTGTTCTAAAAGAAACCCTTTGTTTTGTTTAGTTTTTTGAATCTCAGCCACTTCAATTTTTGTATCAAAAGCAATTTTTAATGCAAGATTATAATCAACAAGAGGCATTAATCCTCTCGTAAAGGAATTAGTACTCTGGCGAACCAGGTCATTGGCTCGATTTTCTGTTTGTCGTAAATGCTTCTTTAATTGTGCAGAATCCCTTCGTTTTTTTGGGGAAAAAATGATTTTTTTAGCTGAATGAACTTTTTCTGAATGGCTCTTCTGTTTTTGAGTTCCAGTACGTTCTGGAACCACATTTAAAGGGATGAATTTATTATGATATTCGTGTTCTAAGTTTGAATTATAGGAAGTAAAAGACTGCTCCATGTCGGTGGCAATTGATTCTCCTTCTGAATTCAAGAAGCGATGAATTGACTGCTGTAAGCCGGGTTCATTATCTCCTGTCATCAAATCCGAATTCGGATGAGACTTAGACCAGTACATGAAACTTATCATTGAGCAGATAATGATAGAGCAAATATAGAAATGAGTTCGATCGTTCATAGAAACACAAAATCGCTTGAAAAAATGAAACCCAAATTGATAGGAGTAATTGGGATTTTGAAAAAGCGATCCGTGCTATCTATAACTACTTTTCCTTTAGTTAGGTATCGGCATGATCATTTTTTAAAAATGCAAATTCAAAAAATGGCCATGCAATATGATTGAGAAGCATTTCTGATAGTGGCATAGAATCTGATACGACATGACTAACTATACTGACACGTCTTATCCCTATTTGTATTCTCAACCAAATCCTCTAAAAACATCCTTTTCAACCCAATCATCCCATCCCTTTATTTCATAAGAGATTGTGAGCTTTTTTAGATTACCTCGTCTAATTAAAAAGTTTTCCAAGAAGTGTTTGCAGAGAGATATCAAGGAATGAAACGTATCGTTCAACCTGCTTAAAATAAACATTAGTACACATTAGTATAAAACATTTCGAATCTGTTACCTATTTCCTCAAAGTTACATGTTTGCTTATAGTGATAACTTTTGTTATCGTAACTCCAACAACACATATAACGCATTTTATCTATTTAACTTATATTTTAATTCTTACA
This window encodes:
- a CDS encoding PQQ-binding-like beta-propeller repeat protein — encoded protein: MRSIRLFCLVFCLISGFGLSQIDAAIFSGIIQSISEDQKRVVIKSSQGKEKSFLIPDTIPTTFNGKKTKFDQFKVGQRATVFTSASGTITRFSVRNSTNRSATKSKPKPRVSKRKKEVQMKDQFGSANQGNATQAWTQFRGPGRANISAETGLLKDWNQAPPKLLWTARGLGEGYSSVSLSGNLLFTMGTKSNEEVVIALDVNTGEIVWSQSNGSIFKDGQGNGPRSTPTIDGNVLYALGANGDLSCMTTRDGNVEWTKNILQEFNASNIVWGISESPLIDGEKLICSPGGQGAAMVALNKQNGAMIWKAAVPGNPKAAYSSAIIVNVGGVKQYVNFTHDGIMGVNAKTGIPLWGNNRAANKTANCSAPLFSARNNAIFYASGYGTGGALLKLSASQNRATAQLGFFTQDMKNHHGGMVVVDGFVYGSSDPGVLTCINLSNGETVWQNRSVGKGALTCADGHIYMRSEAGPIALVELNPKAYVEKGRFNQPQRSGKPAWPHPVVADGKLFLRDQDSLLCYDLRSK
- a CDS encoding endonuclease/exonuclease/phosphatase family protein, encoding MKGPRFWLSRIFILSLSTFLVLALMIRLTIRDSGGVISTLIYYMTPLILLSFGAAILFVLSWRAGWHRIAFVWLVLSIITGIWCANTQFQRNNSQLELKEVNRSIRRIAFWNIGDRLWGMDAVLDELRNLDADLIGLVEAGPGSAEMKQFWLNSFPDHPHQVVKNGFVCLSRVPITHHSSGTLSEMGKYERLSLKPDQRAKAELSVYLVDIKSNVLKSRKEALVALAKLVSETNDQPALVLGDFNTPSDSVHFQPLRRYLKNSFEVAGDGYMATWPLPLPVLDLDSIWVNDQIGVSHCENRWTWVSDHRPVLTEVFLR
- a CDS encoding STAS domain-containing protein; this encodes MPADYPPEIVKEGQVTVVALGPEYENLDEPRLDALTEVLLQVAETASPPVVVLDLSHTLFFGSAFIEVIFRMWNRLNHRDGGRFCICGLSEYCTEVLQVTHLDKLWETYANRDEAIKALNS
- a CDS encoding PQQ-binding-like beta-propeller repeat protein, with the translated sequence MPSPEILFNWMYFFSSHAFQMRMTCICLALIVNLGLANGQLPKVTPGSSKSNTIVPTEEPEEKATQSLQKGTWTSFLGNHRNGISDETGHNLNWNRHRPTVLWRVPLGGGFSSIVVAEGRIWTMATHLNNDYVVCFDAHTGKKLWSTLAAPTYLDRQRQARGPRSTPTYQAGKLYCLLPAGDLLCLDSASGKVTWRVNIFQLSGAQRQEQKTIYYWGMSASPLIEGDLVILQPGGSKNNSVIAVNKNTGKLVWAAGSDSPGYGSPIVIEAEDQRQLIVPTGQSVLSLTPDKGDLLWRIVWGNKYNCNCATPIWNEDSLFISSAYGTGCMRFALTTQNEQIRPISRWKNLALQNQFATSIIKDGYIYGPHGDLASVTYRCLDMQRGKVQWISRRVGKCTQIAVQDHIICLTEQGTLILIEANPTEYREKGKLTGLLSFKAWAHPAIANKRLYIRDEKRLICIDLKQK
- a CDS encoding S1C family serine protease: MNLQKTPQGSGSGFIWDRKGHIVTNFHVIQKADEVSVTLADNSTWKATYVGFAPSKDLAVLKINAPSEQLRPIKVGASTDLQVGQTVLAIGNPFGLDQTLTIGIISGLGREIISVTGRSIRNVIQTDAAINPGNSGGPLLDSSGLLIGMNTAIYSSSHVYAGIGYAVPVDLVSRFVPQLIRYGVIQIPSLNFTGVDDFLTRRLRLNNLLPRDSHGVMVRNVIPGGAADLAGLEAIRLDNKGNLVLGDLIMQVDQMPISDANDLLDALEAHKVGDEVTLIVLRNNQKIKLSTKLQEWKNEQ
- a CDS encoding RidA family protein, with product MSQTPEERIQELGHSLPSPPQAVGSYIPATQFGNVIVTSGQLPFIGSELMFKGKIGDQLHEDDGSNAASLCLLNALAQVKSVTGELSKINKVIRLEGYVHSAPGFDRQPYILNAASQLLTDIFGDIGKHTRVALGISEMPLNAAVQLALWVEIKE
- a CDS encoding Flp family type IVb pilin, which translates into the protein MLNKIRTQSQKWKQKVRGAVFVEYLLLLTIIGIGAIAGLTTLRSALINELMDLANAINAINS